CAAAAAACTTATGTCAGTAGACAAAGCTAATGTTTTGGAAACAAGCCGTTTGTGGCGTGAAGTGGTTCAGCAAGTAGCCCTAGAATATCCAGAAGTAGAAGTTACACATCAGTTTGTAGACTCTGCTGCTATGATGTTGATTAAAGACCCAAAACAGTTTGATGTAGTAGTAACAGCCAACTTGTTTGGTGATATCTTAACAGACGAAGCTTCGCAAATTGCAGGTTCAATGGGAATGTTGGCTTCTGCCTCGGTAGGAGATAGCACAGGCGTATATGAGCCAATTCACGGTTCGGCACATGACATTACTGGCAAAGGTATTGCCAACCCTATGGCTTCTGTACTATCGGCAGCATTGTTGTTAGATATTTCTTTTGGCTTAAAAGCTGAATCTGAAGCCATTATCAGTGCTGTAGACCAAGTGTTGAAAGCTGGTTTCCGTACAGGTGATATTGCTACCAAAGACACTCCAAAAGATAAGATTTTAGGTACTGATGCTATCGGAGCCGAAATCTTGAGTAGAATTTAAGCATAATCAAACACTTGTGCATATATTTATGATAGAAAGGGCGGTATTCCGCCCTTTTTTTATGTCTCTGGTTTTTTTTCCAAAAACATCCTGCAACTTTGTATCCAAATACCTTTGTGATGCGATGAGAAAGTTTTGTGTTAAAGTCCTATTCCTGATCCTATATGGTTGTAGTGGAGGGGTACATGCCCAGTCTAGCAATACCATAACTGATACGATTAATACCAATAGATTAAAAAAACTCATAATAGGCGAATCGCTGATTTATGGAGTTACGATTGCAGGCTTGAGCAGTGCTTGGTATAGCGAAAAAGCTGATGGATTTCGTTTTTTTAACGATAATAACGAATGGTTTCAACTAGATAAATTCGGGCATTTTTATACCAATTATCACCTTTGTCGAGCCAATACCCAAGCTTTCCGTTGGGCTGGTTTATCACAAGAAAAAGCCTCACTTTGGGCAGGTGTATCAGGTTTGGCATTTATGACCACTATTGAGCTACTCGATGGCACACAACCAGAATATGGGTTTTCGTGGGGCGATATGACCGCCAATATCTTGGGGCCTAGTTTATTTGTAGGCCAGCAATATTTGTGGCACGAAACCCGTATTCAGCCCAAATGGTCGTTTCATCCTACCAAATTGGCTCGCCTCAATCCTCAATTATTAGGCAAAGATGCTTCTCAGCAATGGGTCAAAGATTATAATGGACAAACCTATTGGTTTTCGGCCAATCTGGCAAAGTTTATTCAGTTACACCCCAAGTTTCCTAAATGGCTCAATGTTGCCGTTGGGTATGGTATCGACAACATGATTAATGCCGATGCCGAAAAAAGTAAACAAAATGG
The DNA window shown above is from Flectobacillus major DSM 103 and carries:
- a CDS encoding DUF2279 domain-containing protein translates to MRKFCVKVLFLILYGCSGGVHAQSSNTITDTINTNRLKKLIIGESLIYGVTIAGLSSAWYSEKADGFRFFNDNNEWFQLDKFGHFYTNYHLCRANTQAFRWAGLSQEKASLWAGVSGLAFMTTIELLDGTQPEYGFSWGDMTANILGPSLFVGQQYLWHETRIQPKWSFHPTKLARLNPQLLGKDASQQWVKDYNGQTYWFSANLAKFIQLHPKFPKWLNVAVGYGIDNMINADAEKSKQNGYVPYRQYYLALDLDLSHIKTRSKVLNTLLFVLDQIKIPAPTLEYNPKQGFIFHPIYF